One Streptomyces sp. NBC_01237 genomic region harbors:
- a CDS encoding RDD family protein, giving the protein MYAHAVASHQARPHRLPPYPHPYPYAPEALSHPHPYPPGTPGRPPRLPSATGDMRRYLAIGLDSYLCLLAVGLLVRPYLNAPGAGRTAALLVGLALALSFANQVLLTAAVRASAGKLIMGVRVIALPDAGRPAFRLLVRRWLYGLLWLPFQPWRGLRAHVTGRAPDRPEGARAGTGAGANPGARAGAGAGAGALCTLTDGSPHEDLAGIRQIRRRDLLCYRAAVAARTG; this is encoded by the coding sequence TTGTACGCACACGCGGTCGCGTCGCACCAGGCGCGCCCGCACCGGCTCCCCCCGTATCCGCATCCGTACCCCTATGCGCCCGAAGCGCTGAGTCATCCGCATCCGTACCCGCCCGGAACGCCGGGCCGGCCGCCCCGCCTGCCCTCGGCGACCGGGGACATGCGGCGGTATCTGGCGATCGGGCTCGACTCCTACCTCTGTCTGCTGGCGGTCGGGTTGCTGGTCCGTCCCTATCTGAACGCGCCCGGCGCGGGCCGGACGGCCGCGCTGCTCGTCGGTCTGGCGCTGGCCCTGTCGTTCGCCAACCAGGTGCTGCTGACCGCGGCCGTGCGGGCGAGCGCGGGAAAACTGATCATGGGCGTCCGGGTGATCGCCCTTCCCGACGCGGGCCGGCCGGCCTTCCGGCTGCTGGTGCGGCGCTGGCTGTACGGACTCCTCTGGCTGCCGTTCCAGCCCTGGCGCGGGCTGCGCGCCCATGTCACCGGCCGTGCCCCCGACCGGCCCGAGGGCGCGCGAGCGGGTACCGGCGCGGGAGCGAACCCGGGCGCGCGTGCGGGCGCGGGCGCCGGAGCCGGTGCACTGTGCACCCTGACGGACGGCAGCCCCCACGAGGATCTGGCGGGGATTCGCCAGATCCGGCGCAGGGACCTGCTGTGCTACCGGGCCGCCGTGGCCGCCCGGACGGGATGA
- the gdhA gene encoding NADP-specific glutamate dehydrogenase: protein MPASPAPSRPHDADHRVIEPLYAEILRRNQGEHEFHQAVREVLETLGPVLTRRPEFVDARIIERICEPERQLIFRVPWADDSGDIHVNRGFRVEFSSSLGPYKGGLRFHPSVNLGIVKFLGFEQIFKNALTGMPIGGGKGGADFDPKGRSDAEIMRFCQSFMTELHRHLGEYTDVPAGDIGVGGREIGYLFGQYKRITNRYESGVLTGKGLGWGGAQARTEATGYGCVLFTAEMLRSRGDSLDGQRIAVSGSGNVAIYAIEKAQQLGATVVTCSDSDGYVVDEKGIDLALLKEIKEAGRGRVSEYAERRGEHARFVPGTGLWSVPVDVALPCATQNELHEADAIALVRNGVKAVAEGANMPTTPEAVRVLQEAGVAFAPGKAANAGGVATSALEMQQNASRDSWSFSHTEERLAEIMRHIHDSCYTTAERYGSPGNYVVGANIAGFELVAEAMLAQGLI from the coding sequence ATGCCGGCCAGCCCCGCCCCCTCACGCCCGCACGATGCCGACCACCGTGTCATCGAGCCGCTCTACGCCGAGATCCTGCGGCGCAACCAGGGCGAGCACGAGTTCCACCAGGCGGTACGCGAGGTCCTCGAAACACTCGGTCCGGTGCTGACGCGTCGGCCGGAGTTCGTGGACGCCCGCATCATCGAGCGGATCTGCGAGCCCGAACGCCAGCTGATCTTCCGGGTGCCGTGGGCGGACGACTCCGGCGACATCCATGTGAACCGGGGCTTCCGGGTCGAGTTCTCCAGCTCGCTCGGCCCGTACAAGGGCGGACTGCGTTTCCACCCCTCGGTCAACCTCGGCATCGTGAAGTTCCTCGGCTTCGAGCAGATCTTCAAGAACGCCCTCACCGGGATGCCCATCGGCGGCGGCAAGGGCGGCGCGGACTTCGACCCCAAGGGCCGTTCCGACGCCGAGATCATGCGCTTCTGCCAGTCCTTCATGACCGAACTCCACCGCCACCTGGGCGAGTACACCGACGTCCCCGCCGGTGACATCGGCGTGGGCGGCCGGGAGATCGGCTACCTCTTCGGCCAGTACAAGCGGATCACCAACCGTTACGAGTCCGGTGTCCTCACCGGAAAGGGCCTCGGCTGGGGCGGCGCCCAGGCACGCACCGAGGCGACCGGTTACGGCTGCGTCCTGTTCACCGCCGAGATGCTGCGCAGCCGGGGCGACTCCCTCGACGGCCAGCGCATCGCCGTGTCGGGCTCGGGCAACGTGGCGATCTACGCCATCGAGAAGGCCCAGCAGCTCGGCGCGACCGTGGTGACCTGTTCCGACTCCGACGGCTATGTCGTCGACGAAAAGGGCATCGACCTCGCCCTGCTCAAGGAGATCAAGGAAGCGGGCCGCGGCCGGGTCTCCGAGTACGCCGAACGCCGCGGTGAGCACGCGCGGTTCGTGCCCGGTACGGGGCTGTGGTCCGTGCCCGTCGATGTGGCCCTGCCCTGCGCCACGCAGAACGAACTCCACGAGGCCGACGCCATCGCCCTCGTACGCAACGGAGTGAAGGCCGTCGCGGAGGGCGCCAACATGCCCACCACCCCGGAGGCCGTCCGGGTCCTCCAGGAGGCGGGTGTCGCGTTCGCCCCCGGCAAGGCGGCCAACGCGGGCGGTGTGGCCACCAGCGCGCTGGAGATGCAGCAGAACGCGTCCCGCGACTCCTGGTCCTTCTCCCACACGGAGGAGCGGCTCGCGGAGATCATGCGCCACATCCACGACTCCTGCTACACGACCGCCGAGCGCTACGGCAGCCCCGGCAACTACGTGGTGGGCGCGAACATCGCGGGCTTCGAGCTGGTCGCGGAGGCCATGCTCGCGCAGGGCCTGATCTGA
- a CDS encoding helix-turn-helix domain-containing protein, giving the protein MSTHATNQARVIPLRPFPATRPDAAAPAAPAPREPLWRDIVGDVLRRERLDQERTLKDVADAARISMAYLSEVERGRKEASSEVLAAAAHALGLSLADVLGLARADLVRLTGARPLTTRLGRAAAPSGAMRGEVSLAA; this is encoded by the coding sequence GTGAGCACCCATGCGACGAACCAAGCCCGCGTCATCCCCCTGCGCCCGTTCCCCGCGACGCGGCCGGACGCCGCCGCGCCCGCCGCGCCCGCGCCCAGAGAGCCGCTCTGGCGGGACATCGTCGGTGACGTCCTGCGCCGGGAGCGACTGGACCAGGAGCGCACGCTCAAGGACGTGGCCGACGCGGCGCGGATCTCGATGGCCTATCTCTCCGAGGTGGAGCGCGGACGCAAGGAGGCGTCGTCGGAAGTCCTCGCGGCCGCCGCGCACGCGCTCGGTCTCAGCCTCGCGGATGTCCTCGGTCTGGCCCGAGCCGATCTGGTCCGTCTGACCGGTGCACGCCCCCTGACCACCCGCCTCGGCCGCGCCGCCGCCCCGTCCGGGGCCATGAGGGGAGAGGTGAGCCTGGCGGCCTGA
- a CDS encoding ClpP family protease, translated as MGQYTIPNVVERTPQGERSYDVFSRLLSERIIFLGTEIDDGVANVVIAQLLHLESSSPDTEIAIYINSPGGSFTSLMAIYDTMSFVASPISTFCVGQAASTAAVLLAGGNPGRRFVLEHSRVLLGQPASGGQQGTVSDLRVHAAEMLRIRSEVEEVLSRHTGHDLATLRADMDRDKIFTPHEAVAYGLADEVLSRRVPARV; from the coding sequence ATGGGCCAGTACACGATTCCGAACGTCGTCGAGCGCACCCCGCAGGGCGAGCGGTCCTACGACGTCTTCAGCCGGCTGCTGTCGGAGCGGATCATCTTCCTCGGTACCGAGATCGACGACGGGGTCGCCAACGTCGTCATCGCCCAGCTGCTCCACCTGGAGTCGTCGAGCCCGGACACGGAGATCGCGATCTACATCAACTCCCCCGGTGGCTCGTTCACTTCACTGATGGCCATCTACGACACGATGAGCTTCGTCGCCTCGCCGATCTCGACGTTCTGCGTGGGGCAGGCCGCCTCGACGGCGGCGGTGCTGCTGGCCGGGGGGAATCCGGGACGGCGGTTCGTGCTCGAACACTCCCGTGTGCTGCTGGGGCAGCCGGCGAGCGGTGGGCAGCAGGGGACGGTGTCGGATCTGCGCGTGCACGCCGCGGAGATGCTCCGGATCCGTTCCGAGGTCGAGGAGGTCCTGTCCCGGCACACCGGCCACGACCTCGCGACGCTCCGCGCGGACATGGACCGGGACAAGATCTTCACCCCGCACGAGGCGGTGGCGTACGGGCTCGCCGACGAGGTGCTCAGCCGCAGAGTCCCAGCGCGCGTCTGA